One part of the Flavobacterium johnsoniae UW101 genome encodes these proteins:
- a CDS encoding S9 family peptidase: MQNDILAPKAKEIPKSLKKHKETRIDNYFWLNDRENPEVIDYLNKENEYYQKSTAHTKGLQESLYEEMKGRIKEDDSSVPYFYNGYFYITRFETGQDYPIFARKKGSLSADEEILFNCNELAKGHAYFKLGGLSISPDNKFATFGTDIVGRRIYTIQIKNLETGEILADKIENATGGSVWANDNNTIFYTKQDEVTLRADKIFRHKLNTDSASDVLVYNETDDTFNVSVNKEKSRKYIVISSGSTLTTEYRILNSDNPDGEFEVFQPRVRGLEYSISHYEDSFYILTNKDKATNFKLMKTPENKTGKKNWVDVIPHREDVLLEDIEIFKNYLVVEERSNGLNHIRIMPWNDEPDYYLPFGSETYSAFTTTNIDFDTDILRYSYQSLATPSSVIDFNMKTKTKEILKEQQVLGGKFDKENYVEERVWATARDGVKVPISMIYRKGLQKNGKNPLLLYAYGSYGITMDTYFSSTRLSLLDRGFVYAIAHIRGGEDLGRQWYEDGKLLKKKNTFTDFIDCSKFVIDEKYTSPEHLYAEGGSAGGLLMGVIVNEAPELYNGVIAQVPFVDVITTMLDDSIPLTTGEYDEWGNPNNKKYYDYMLSYSPYDNVKAQNYPNMYVSTGLHDSQVQYWEPAKWVAKLRILKTNNNQLFLDTNMDAGHGGASGRFEALKDLAKEFSFLLDLEKIKS, encoded by the coding sequence ATGCAGAACGATATACTGGCTCCAAAGGCTAAAGAAATTCCAAAATCATTAAAGAAACATAAAGAAACAAGAATCGATAATTATTTTTGGCTGAATGACAGAGAAAATCCAGAAGTTATCGATTATCTGAATAAAGAAAACGAATACTACCAAAAATCGACCGCTCATACAAAAGGTTTACAAGAATCTTTATATGAGGAAATGAAAGGAAGAATTAAAGAAGACGATTCGTCTGTTCCTTATTTCTACAACGGTTATTTCTACATTACACGATTTGAAACGGGACAGGATTACCCTATTTTCGCCAGAAAAAAAGGAAGCCTTTCGGCAGATGAAGAAATTCTTTTTAATTGCAATGAATTAGCAAAAGGCCACGCGTATTTTAAATTAGGAGGTTTAAGCATAAGTCCGGATAACAAATTTGCGACTTTTGGAACCGATATTGTAGGAAGAAGAATTTATACAATTCAAATTAAAAACCTCGAAACAGGAGAAATTCTGGCAGATAAAATCGAAAATGCTACAGGAGGATCAGTTTGGGCCAATGATAACAACACTATTTTTTATACCAAACAGGACGAAGTTACTTTAAGAGCTGATAAAATTTTCAGACATAAATTAAATACAGATTCAGCTTCTGACGTTTTGGTTTATAATGAAACCGACGATACTTTTAATGTTTCGGTAAACAAAGAAAAATCAAGAAAATATATTGTAATTAGTTCAGGAAGTACTTTAACGACTGAATATAGAATTCTGAATTCTGATAATCCAGATGGAGAGTTTGAGGTATTTCAGCCTCGTGTACGCGGTTTAGAATACAGTATTTCTCATTACGAAGATTCATTTTATATCTTAACGAATAAAGATAAAGCGACCAATTTTAAGCTGATGAAAACGCCTGAAAATAAAACAGGCAAAAAAAATTGGGTTGATGTGATTCCGCATAGAGAAGATGTTTTATTAGAAGATATTGAGATCTTTAAAAACTATTTAGTGGTAGAGGAGCGTTCTAATGGTTTAAACCATATTAGAATTATGCCCTGGAATGACGAACCAGATTATTATCTGCCATTTGGAAGTGAAACTTATAGTGCTTTCACTACTACAAATATTGATTTTGATACCGATATTCTGCGTTACAGTTATCAGTCGCTGGCAACACCTTCTTCGGTAATTGATTTTAATATGAAAACTAAAACCAAAGAGATCTTAAAAGAGCAGCAGGTTTTAGGCGGAAAATTTGATAAAGAAAATTATGTAGAAGAACGTGTTTGGGCAACTGCCAGAGATGGCGTAAAAGTGCCAATTTCGATGATTTACCGAAAAGGGTTACAGAAAAACGGTAAAAATCCGTTACTTCTTTATGCTTACGGTTCATACGGAATTACAATGGATACTTATTTCTCATCAACTAGACTTTCTTTATTAGACCGCGGATTTGTTTATGCAATCGCGCATATTAGAGGAGGAGAGGACTTAGGAAGACAATGGTATGAGGATGGAAAACTGTTAAAAAAGAAAAATACCTTTACAGATTTCATCGATTGCTCTAAATTTGTAATAGACGAGAAATATACTTCGCCAGAACATCTTTATGCTGAAGGTGGATCTGCAGGAGGACTTTTAATGGGTGTTATTGTAAATGAAGCACCAGAATTATACAACGGCGTTATTGCTCAGGTACCTTTTGTAGATGTTATTACAACAATGCTGGATGACAGTATTCCGCTTACAACAGGAGAATATGACGAATGGGGAAACCCAAATAATAAAAAGTATTATGATTATATGTTGTCGTATTCACCTTACGACAATGTAAAAGCGCAAAATTATCCTAATATGTATGTGTCTACAGGATTACATGATTCGCAGGTACAATATTGGGAGCCAGCTAAATGGGTGGCCAAATTGAGAATTTTAAAAACAAATAATAATCAATTGTTTTTAGATACTAATATGGATGCCGGACATGGCGGGGCTTCAGGACGTTTTGAGGCTTTAAAAGACTTAGCAAAAGAATTTAGTTTTTTATTAGATTTAGAAAAAATTAAAAGCTAA
- a CDS encoding PLP-dependent cysteine synthase family protein, translated as MKEEINAYNNVLELIGNTPLIKLNKITEELEGNFYAKVEAFNPGHSSKDRIALYIIEEAERKGILSPGDTIIETTSGNTGFSLAMVSIIKGYNCILAVSSKSSKDKIDMLRSLGAKVYVCPAHVSADDERSYYNVAKRLHEETKGSVYINQYFNQLNIDAHYNTTGPEIWEQTKGKITHLIACSGTGGTISGTAKFLKEQNPNIRILGVDAFGSVLKKYHETREFDSKEIYPYRIEGLGKNLIPSATDFDIIDKFMKVTDEESAHSAREITRKEGLFVGYTSGAVMQAIKQYAEEGEFTKDSNIIAIFPDHGSRYMSKVFSDDWMNEQGFFDSVNEEEAQKIEFVK; from the coding sequence ATGAAAGAAGAAATAAACGCTTATAATAATGTTTTAGAGTTAATAGGTAACACCCCACTTATTAAACTAAATAAAATCACCGAAGAGTTAGAAGGAAATTTCTACGCAAAGGTAGAAGCTTTTAATCCAGGTCATTCCTCAAAAGATAGAATAGCGTTATATATTATTGAAGAAGCCGAAAGAAAAGGAATATTATCACCAGGCGACACCATAATTGAGACAACATCTGGTAATACAGGTTTCAGCTTAGCGATGGTAAGTATAATAAAAGGGTATAATTGTATTCTGGCTGTAAGTTCAAAATCATCTAAGGACAAAATTGACATGCTGCGAAGTTTAGGAGCAAAAGTGTATGTCTGTCCGGCCCACGTTTCTGCAGATGATGAAAGATCTTATTATAATGTAGCAAAACGTTTACACGAGGAAACAAAAGGTTCAGTTTACATTAATCAATATTTCAACCAGCTAAATATTGATGCCCACTACAACACTACAGGTCCCGAAATCTGGGAACAAACAAAAGGAAAAATTACACATCTTATTGCTTGCAGCGGAACCGGAGGAACAATTTCAGGAACGGCGAAATTCTTAAAAGAGCAAAATCCGAATATTAGAATCTTAGGTGTTGATGCTTTTGGATCAGTATTGAAAAAATATCATGAAACAAGAGAGTTTGACAGCAAAGAAATTTACCCATATCGTATAGAAGGTTTAGGTAAAAATTTAATTCCATCAGCTACAGATTTCGATATCATCGATAAATTCATGAAAGTGACCGATGAAGAAAGTGCACACTCAGCAAGAGAAATCACTCGTAAAGAAGGTTTATTTGTTGGTTATACATCTGGAGCAGTAATGCAGGCGATTAAACAATATGCAGAAGAAGGTGAGTTTACAAAAGACAGTAATATTATAGCGATTTTCCCTGATCATGGTTCACGCTACATGAGTAAAGTATTCAGCGACGACTGGATGAATGAACAAGGTTTCTTTGATAGTGTTAATGAAGAAGAAGCTCAAAAAATTGAATTTGTAAAATAA
- a CDS encoding LamG domain-containing protein, whose product MKKILLSLLFVSYLNVDAQNPIQEFNFNGTLNNTSNTTSFMGTNDFVADRTGAVGKAQRLNNKALEAVIDNLPQANTARTISIWVKFNDIASANYIWGYGSAYNAQYFGLLQQGTTSSNSDLSLAGWGASNDVIVSTPLAKGIWYQYTITFDGTVSKMYRNGELLKYISGLKRSTNGNIFRLGEINTLVGINADIDDLKIYNIALTDDQVLESYNSSKPLIPAISETTTTAKAVKGIAKTKTNIKSAGSGSIIAAADLNAGSKNIEVFSQGQKVLGNNSSITMSDLPEGTYLLKITNTPGKKITSK is encoded by the coding sequence ATGAAAAAAATACTACTCTCGTTGCTGTTTGTAAGTTATTTGAATGTTGATGCTCAAAATCCAATTCAGGAGTTTAATTTCAATGGAACTTTAAATAATACCTCTAATACAACTTCTTTCATGGGGACAAATGATTTTGTTGCTGATAGGACTGGAGCTGTGGGAAAAGCCCAAAGACTAAACAATAAAGCGTTAGAAGCTGTAATAGATAATCTGCCTCAGGCTAATACAGCAAGAACAATAAGTATTTGGGTTAAATTTAATGATATTGCTTCGGCAAATTATATTTGGGGTTACGGCTCGGCTTATAATGCACAGTATTTTGGCTTATTGCAGCAAGGTACAACATCATCAAACTCAGATTTAAGTCTGGCAGGATGGGGAGCAAGTAATGATGTTATTGTTTCGACTCCATTAGCAAAAGGAATTTGGTACCAATACACGATAACATTTGATGGAACTGTTTCCAAAATGTATAGAAATGGAGAATTGTTGAAGTATATAAGCGGTTTAAAGCGTTCTACAAACGGAAATATATTTAGATTAGGAGAAATCAATACATTGGTAGGAATCAATGCTGATATAGACGATTTAAAGATTTATAATATTGCTTTGACAGATGATCAGGTTTTGGAGTCTTATAATAGCTCAAAACCACTTATTCCGGCGATTTCAGAAACAACAACTACAGCAAAAGCAGTAAAGGGAATAGCAAAAACTAAAACCAATATTAAATCAGCAGGATCAGGTTCAATAATTGCAGCTGCTGATTTAAATGCGGGTTCAAAAAATATCGAAGTGTTTTCACAAGGGCAGAAGGTACTGGGGAATAATAGTTCAATTACTATGAGCGATCTTCCGGAAGGAACTTATCTGTTGAAAATAACAAATACACCAGGCAAGAAAATTACTTCGAAATAA
- a CDS encoding LamG domain-containing protein yields the protein MKKTLLTFLFVSFLSVNAQNPVQEFNFNGNLNSADNSISFLGSPTFAPDRLGVANGALRLNNKAFQAVVGDLPQANKPRTISVWVKFNTITLPNYVLGYGTAVNGQYFGLSQQTAAGGNSDVSLIGWGDAGNVVASVPLAKDTWYFYSITYDGNVSKVYRNGVLIKTAEGISRATKGYILNIGKLNTSTSINADIDDLKLYTVAMTDEQVMESYNSSKPVPAVTETAPISTARKVTILPAKTSLSSSAAPPVESYKMSKNVEVFSQGKQIPGINASNITDLPEGTYLIKVTNGAPKK from the coding sequence ATGAAAAAAACATTACTCACTTTCTTGTTTGTGAGTTTTTTAAGCGTGAACGCTCAGAATCCCGTTCAGGAATTTAATTTTAATGGAAATTTAAATAGTGCTGACAATTCTATTTCGTTTTTAGGCTCGCCAACTTTTGCTCCAGACAGGCTGGGTGTGGCAAACGGAGCTTTACGATTAAATAATAAAGCATTTCAGGCTGTAGTTGGCGATCTTCCGCAAGCTAATAAACCAAGAACAATTTCTGTTTGGGTTAAATTTAATACCATAACACTGCCTAATTATGTTTTAGGTTATGGTACAGCAGTAAACGGACAGTATTTTGGTTTGTCACAGCAAACAGCGGCAGGAGGAAATTCAGATGTAAGCCTGATAGGCTGGGGAGATGCAGGTAATGTTGTGGCTTCTGTTCCGCTTGCAAAAGATACTTGGTATTTTTATAGTATTACCTATGACGGAAATGTTTCAAAAGTATATCGTAACGGAGTATTAATAAAAACTGCTGAAGGAATTTCGCGTGCTACAAAAGGTTATATTTTAAATATCGGAAAACTGAATACATCGACAAGTATTAACGCTGATATTGATGATTTAAAATTATATACTGTAGCAATGACAGATGAACAGGTTATGGAATCGTATAACAGTTCAAAGCCGGTTCCTGCGGTAACTGAAACTGCACCAATTTCTACTGCAAGAAAAGTAACTATTCTGCCTGCTAAGACCTCATTGTCTTCAAGTGCTGCTCCTCCGGTTGAATCTTATAAAATGAGTAAAAATGTTGAGGTTTTCTCACAAGGCAAACAAATTCCAGGAATTAACGCTTCTAATATCACCGATTTACCAGAAGGTACTTATTTGATTAAAGTGACAAATGGCGCTCCAAAAAAGTAA
- a CDS encoding YebC/PmpR family DNA-binding transcriptional regulator, with protein MGRAFEFRKGRKMKRWSAMAKTFTRIGKDIVMAVKEGGPNPDANSRLRAVIQNAKAANMPKDNVERAIKNASNKDTANYKEILFEGYAPHGIAILIETASDNNNRTVANIRSYFNKCNGTMGTQGSVEFMFDHTCNFRIAKDGIDAEELELELIDFGAEEVFEDEDGILIYAPFGSFGALQKELENRGLEILSSGFERIPQITKELTEAQIADVEKLIEKIEEDDDVMNVYHTMKEE; from the coding sequence ATGGGAAGAGCGTTCGAATTTAGAAAAGGAAGAAAAATGAAACGTTGGTCTGCAATGGCCAAAACATTTACCAGAATTGGTAAAGACATCGTTATGGCTGTTAAAGAAGGCGGTCCTAACCCTGACGCCAATTCTAGATTAAGAGCTGTTATACAAAACGCGAAAGCAGCCAACATGCCAAAAGACAATGTTGAGCGTGCAATAAAAAATGCAAGTAACAAAGATACTGCAAACTATAAAGAGATTTTATTTGAAGGATATGCTCCTCATGGAATTGCTATTTTGATCGAAACTGCATCTGATAACAATAACAGAACAGTAGCAAACATTAGAAGCTATTTTAATAAATGCAACGGTACAATGGGAACTCAGGGTTCTGTTGAATTTATGTTCGATCATACTTGTAATTTCAGAATTGCAAAAGATGGCATCGATGCTGAAGAATTAGAACTTGAATTAATTGATTTTGGTGCCGAAGAAGTTTTTGAAGACGAAGATGGAATCTTGATCTACGCTCCTTTTGGAAGTTTTGGTGCTTTACAAAAAGAATTAGAAAACAGAGGTCTTGAAATTTTATCTTCTGGTTTTGAGCGCATTCCTCAAATCACAAAAGAATTAACAGAAGCCCAAATCGCTGATGTTGAAAAATTAATCGAAAAAATCGAAGAAGATGATGACGTTATGAACGTTTATCATACTATGAAAGAAGAATAG
- a CDS encoding S41 family peptidase codes for MRKFSPLFLLITSFLFSQNSAETCEILNKINAVIQTEHLRPKPVDDSLSVFVFDNLINELDPSRNIFFKSEYDELAAKYRLNIDDLILENDCSFLTDITAKYINGLIRTKEVLEKIQSTAFDYTKKDTIRFYKKSFAFYLKKEDLEKVWRKKLRYQILDDIAEVSNNLDSIKTNFNSIEAKSRKLILSNEICRISTLLETKTKQDENLYNFFCTYFDPHTAYFSNDSKSSFVASLSKEHLSLGMTVNLNEKNEIIVHEIDPNGPAYQTGLIKKGDQIISVSNHKETLQVSCASLESISTMIMSEANKSLTLTLKRNSGKNFDVHIEKQVMKDEENSVFSFIIGKESKIGYIKIPSFYADLDGNSRKGCADDVAREVIKLERDNIKGLVIDLIDNGGGSMEEAIKLAGMFIDYGPLSIVVDHTKEKSVINDPYKGLIYRGPIVVLVNSNTASASEFFSSIMQDYNRALLLGSSTLGKATMQTILSLDETKNTDFLKITINKFYRVTGKSHQYIGVTPDVVLPEFYEDVYQKESDFPTAIKNDSIESVLKYRPYVKRSLIDKIAKNSTLRLADNYYFNGIKKINQKIDQLVNTPKAEIPMTLDAVFKQKKVVNSLWTEINTFNDENNPLDVYNSSVNQLLLGVYPNDKTINQYQMDNLKTNPYLNEAVNIINEFNGSK; via the coding sequence ATGAGAAAATTTTCGCCGCTGTTTTTACTGATTACCTCTTTCCTATTTAGTCAAAATAGCGCGGAGACATGCGAAATACTGAACAAAATAAATGCAGTTATCCAAACTGAACATCTAAGACCAAAACCTGTAGATGACAGCTTGTCTGTTTTTGTTTTTGATAATTTAATCAACGAATTAGATCCGTCCCGAAACATTTTCTTTAAAAGTGAATATGACGAATTAGCTGCTAAATATCGTTTAAATATTGACGATTTAATACTTGAAAATGACTGCAGTTTTTTGACTGATATTACGGCAAAGTATATAAATGGATTAATAAGAACAAAGGAAGTTCTCGAAAAGATTCAGTCGACCGCTTTTGATTATACGAAGAAAGATACTATTCGATTTTATAAAAAATCATTCGCTTTTTACCTTAAAAAAGAAGATCTGGAAAAAGTATGGCGTAAAAAACTCCGCTATCAAATCCTGGATGATATAGCCGAAGTAAGTAACAATTTAGATTCCATAAAAACCAACTTTAATTCGATTGAAGCAAAATCCAGAAAACTGATTTTGTCAAATGAAATATGCCGTATAAGCACGCTTTTGGAAACTAAAACAAAACAAGACGAAAATCTGTATAATTTCTTTTGCACTTATTTTGATCCGCATACAGCTTATTTTAGCAATGATTCTAAATCGAGTTTTGTAGCGTCATTATCAAAAGAACATTTATCTTTAGGAATGACCGTTAATTTAAACGAAAAAAATGAAATTATTGTACACGAAATTGACCCAAATGGTCCAGCTTACCAAACAGGATTGATAAAAAAAGGAGATCAGATTATTTCGGTTTCTAACCATAAAGAAACGCTTCAGGTATCGTGTGCTTCATTAGAATCTATTTCTACAATGATTATGTCTGAAGCTAATAAAAGCCTTACGCTTACGCTGAAAAGAAACTCAGGCAAAAACTTTGACGTGCATATTGAAAAGCAAGTTATGAAAGACGAAGAAAATTCGGTTTTCAGTTTTATAATAGGTAAAGAAAGTAAAATAGGTTACATAAAAATTCCGAGTTTTTATGCTGATTTAGATGGAAACAGCCGTAAAGGCTGCGCCGATGATGTAGCACGCGAAGTTATTAAACTCGAAAGAGATAATATTAAAGGTCTCGTTATTGATTTAATTGATAATGGCGGTGGTTCTATGGAAGAGGCTATAAAACTGGCCGGAATGTTTATTGATTACGGGCCTCTTTCGATAGTAGTCGATCATACTAAAGAAAAATCAGTAATAAACGATCCATACAAAGGTCTAATTTACAGAGGTCCAATTGTGGTTTTGGTAAATAGCAACACGGCTTCGGCAAGTGAATTCTTTTCTTCTATCATGCAGGATTACAATAGAGCGCTTTTACTTGGAAGCAGTACGCTTGGAAAAGCTACCATGCAGACGATTCTTTCGCTGGACGAAACTAAAAATACAGATTTCTTAAAAATTACAATCAATAAGTTTTATCGCGTTACTGGAAAAAGTCATCAATATATTGGCGTTACTCCAGATGTTGTTCTTCCGGAATTTTATGAAGATGTTTATCAAAAAGAAAGTGATTTTCCTACTGCTATTAAAAATGACAGTATTGAATCTGTTCTAAAATACCGCCCTTATGTAAAACGCAGCCTGATTGATAAAATAGCTAAAAACAGTACTTTGAGGCTAGCTGACAATTATTATTTTAACGGAATTAAAAAAATCAATCAAAAAATAGATCAGCTGGTTAATACTCCAAAAGCAGAAATTCCGATGACTTTAGATGCTGTTTTTAAACAGAAAAAAGTTGTGAATTCACTTTGGACTGAGATTAACACTTTTAATGACGAGAACAATCCGCTGGATGTTTACAACTCTTCTGTAAATCAGCTTTTATTAGGCGTTTATCCAAACGACAAAACAATCAACCAATATCAAATGGATAATTTGAAAACAAATCCTTATCTAAACGAAGCCGTAAATATTATTAATGAGTTTAACGGTTCGAAGTAA
- the gcvT gene encoding glycine cleavage system aminomethyltransferase GcvT has translation MKNTALTHIHESLGAKMLPFAGYNMPITYEGVNAEHETVRNGVGVFDVSHMGEFLLTGPNALALIQKVTSNDASTLTIGRAQYSCLPNNEGGIVDDLIIYKMKEEQYLLVVNASNIEKDWNWISSYNDLGVEMRNLSDDYSLLAIQGPKAVEAMQALTSVDLSAITYYHFEVGDFAGIEHVIISATGYTGSGGFEIYCKNNEVEQIWNKVFEAGAAYGIKPIGLAARDTLRLEMGFCLYGNDINDTTSPLEAGLGWITKFTKDFTNSEALKKQKEAGVARKLIAFEMQERAVPRHDYEIVDGEGNVIGIVTSGTMSPSMNKGIGLGYVTVANSAVDSDIFIRIRKNDVPAKVVKLPFYKK, from the coding sequence ACATACATGAGAGTCTGGGAGCGAAAATGCTGCCTTTTGCAGGTTATAACATGCCTATTACATACGAAGGTGTAAATGCTGAACATGAAACGGTTCGTAATGGTGTGGGAGTTTTTGATGTTTCGCACATGGGAGAATTTTTGCTGACTGGTCCTAATGCATTGGCATTGATTCAAAAAGTAACTTCAAATGATGCTTCGACGTTGACAATTGGAAGAGCGCAATATTCTTGTCTGCCAAATAATGAAGGCGGAATCGTTGACGATTTGATTATTTATAAAATGAAAGAAGAGCAGTATTTGCTAGTTGTAAATGCTTCGAATATTGAAAAAGACTGGAACTGGATTTCTTCTTATAATGATTTGGGAGTTGAAATGAGAAATCTTTCTGATGACTATTCTTTATTGGCAATTCAGGGACCAAAAGCAGTTGAAGCTATGCAGGCTTTAACTTCTGTAGACTTGTCTGCAATTACGTATTACCATTTTGAGGTAGGCGATTTTGCCGGAATCGAACATGTAATTATTTCTGCTACAGGTTATACTGGTTCTGGCGGATTTGAAATTTACTGTAAAAACAACGAAGTAGAACAAATCTGGAATAAAGTTTTTGAAGCTGGAGCTGCTTACGGAATCAAACCTATTGGTCTTGCGGCACGTGACACTTTGCGTCTTGAAATGGGATTCTGTTTATACGGAAATGATATTAACGATACTACTTCTCCACTTGAAGCTGGTCTAGGATGGATTACTAAATTCACCAAAGATTTTACAAACTCTGAAGCTCTTAAAAAACAAAAAGAAGCTGGTGTTGCCAGAAAATTAATTGCTTTTGAAATGCAGGAGCGTGCGGTGCCAAGACACGATTATGAAATTGTAGACGGTGAAGGAAATGTTATAGGAATTGTAACTTCTGGAACTATGTCGCCTTCTATGAATAAAGGGATTGGTTTAGGATATGTAACGGTGGCAAACAGTGCTGTTGACAGCGATATTTTTATTAGAATCAGAAAAAATGATGTTCCTGCTAAAGTGGTAAAATTACCTTTTTACAAGAAATAA